From one Lolium rigidum isolate FL_2022 chromosome 4, APGP_CSIRO_Lrig_0.1, whole genome shotgun sequence genomic stretch:
- the LOC124650387 gene encoding uncharacterized protein LOC124650387, giving the protein MAEEKKKHKHKHKEKDKEKKDKAATGESASFKPCVDVKGIRFGGQFIVKSFTVRRASPLELLRLLDIPPSYLSELQSLPFPSTTAYMPTSFTILAHQAWHTLTLGLGTKKSKVVLFVFESEAMKCAVDQLWPAMIPLGDVNKKLIRGLSGSEMARFKFRKGCLTIYVYAVRRLGAVGFVRADDLRRILQAVVELKDFLDHTAMLAMPSQRSITLQSRTAAAQ; this is encoded by the coding sequence ATggcagaggagaagaagaagcacaagcacaagcacaaggagAAAGATAAGGAGAAGAAGGACAAGGCCGCGACGGGGGAGTCGGCAAGCTTCAAGCCGTGCGTGGACGTGAAGGGCATCCGTTTCGGCGGGCAGTTCATCGTCAAGTCGTTCACGGTGCGGCGCGCGTCGCCGTTGGAGCTGCTCCGGCTGCTGGACATCCCGCCGTCGTACCTGAGCGAGCTGCAGAGCCTGCCGTTCCCGTCCACCACCGCCTACATGCCCACCAGCTTCACCATCCTGGCGCACCAGGCGTGGCACACGCTCACGCTCGGCCTGGGCACCAAGAAGTCCAAGGTGGTGCTCTTTGTCTTCGAGTCTGAGGCCATGAAGTGCGCCGTGGACCAGCTCTGGCCGGCCATGATCCCGCTCGGCGACGTCAACAAGAAGCTAATCCGCGGGCTGTCCGGGAGCGAGATGGCCAGGTTCAAGTTCAGGAAAGGGTGCCTCACCATCTACGTCTACGCCGTGCGCCGGCTGGGCGCCGTGGGCTTCGTGCGCGCCGACGACCTCCGGAGGATACTGCAGGCCGTGGTGGAGCTCAAGGACTTCTTGGATCACACCGCCATGCTCGCCATGCCAAGCCAGAGGAGCATCACCTTGCAGTCCCGGACCGCGGCGGCGCAATGA
- the LOC124648662 gene encoding kinesin-like protein KIN-10C, producing the protein MTTATAATAGASSASSLQSVRVVLRVRPPLPSEASSAAAPCISLIGSRPGGEVTVQLKDQHTSRNECYKVDAYFGKDDQVPDIFDQEVSALIPGIFEGTNATVFAYGATGSGKTYTMQGSEDLPGLIPLSVSTVLARCTGTWCSVEISYYEVYLERCYDLLEPKAKEIMALDDKDGNLQLKGLAWVPVRSMEEFQEVYSIGVQRRKVAHTGLNDVSSRSHAVLSIRISNDTVKGKLNLIDLAGNEDNRRTYNEGIRLQESSKINSSLFALSNVISALKKNEPRVPYRESKLTRILQDSLGGNSRAVMIACLNPVEYQEAVQTLSLAARSGHMLTNMSSASKEQTPKVKVDMEAKLQVWLESKGKTRSIQRTNGLFSPTGCKTPSSMSHMKLPKSALVSSRAKAMDRDGGKIKKVLFDLGVHTPAKNTPRPSPRDEVKTIKKVAPPSLAPCIEDRSESPIRKVLSPISSNVMTLKQQTADDVSCPPSVEPKTPIGECHMVEKIPGGTPLDKFNALGSNLKESLIQQYLELLNVANKEELQQLKGIGEKRAEYILELREDSPRPFKSLSDLGNIGLSSKQIQDILRKTANGIFK; encoded by the exons ATGACGACCGCCACAGCCGCAACCGCCGGCGCCTCCTCCGCATCTTCCCTGCAGTCGGTGCGTGTCGTGCTGCGGGTGCGCCCACCCCTCCCGTCGGAGgccagctcggcggcggcgccctgCATCTCCCTCATCGGCAGCCGCCCCGGCGGCGAGGTCACCGTCCAGCTCAAGGACCAGCACACCAG TCGAAACGAGTGTTACAAGGTGGATGCATACTTCGGCAAAGACGACCAGGTCCCCGACATATTTGACCAGGAGGTCAGCGCCCTGATCCCGGGCATCTTCGAGGGGACGAACGCCACCGTGTTCGCCTACGGGGCAACCGGCAGCGGCAAGACCTACACGATGCAG GGCAGCGAGGACCTGCCGGGGCTCATCCCCTTGTCGGTGTCGACCGTCCTGGCGCGCTGCACCGGCACGTGGTGCTCCGTGGAGATCTCCTACTACGAGGTGTACCTGGAGCGGTGCTACGACCTGCTCGAGCCCAAGGCGAAGGAGATAATGGCCTTGGATGACAAGGATGGCAACCTGCAGCTCAAGGGCTTGGCATGG GTCCCTGTGCGGTCCATGGAGGAGTTTCAGGAAGTCTACTCGATAGGTGTGCAGAGGAGGAAGGTTGCACACACAGGCCTGAACGATGTTTCAAGTAGGAGCCACGCTGTGCTCTCCATCCGGATCAGTAATGATACTGTCAAAGGGAAGCTAAACCTCATTGACCTGGCTG GGAATGAGGACAACAGAAGGACGTACAATGAAGGGATCCGCCTGCAAGAAAGCTCCAAAATTAACTCTTCGCTGTTTGCCCTGTCGAATGTCATTTCAGCTCTGAAGAAGAACGAGCCGCGGGTGCCTTATAGGGAGAGTAAATTGACCCGCATACTACAAGACTCGCTAGGAGGCAATAGCCGTGCTGTGATGATAGCATGTCTG AATCCGGTGGAATACCAGGAGGCAGTCCAAACACTGAGTCTGGCTGCTCGTTCAGGCCATATGCTGACCAACATGTCTTCCGCAAGCAAGGAGCAAACTCCAAAAGTAAAGGTTGACATGGAAGCTAAATTGCAAGTGTGGCTGGAATCTAAGGGGAAAACCAGGAGCATCCAAAGAACGAATGGGCTTTTCTCCCCAACTGGATGCAAGACTCCTTCTTCCATGAGCCATATGAAACTACCAAAATCTGCCCTGGTTTCTAGTAGGGCTAAAGCAATGGACCGAGATGGTGGCAAAATTAAAAA GGTGCTTTTCGATTTAGGAGTCCATACTCCAGCCAAAAACACACCAAGACCGAGCCCAAGAGATGAAGTAAAGACAATTAAGAAGG TGGCCCCTCCTTCGTTGGCTCCTTGCATTGAGGACAGGTCTGAATCGCCCATTAGGAAAGTGCTCTCCCCCATTTCTTCCAACGTGATGACTCTCAAGCAGCAGACAGCTGATGATGTCAGTTGCCCTCCTTCTGTGGAACCGAAAACTCCAATAGGAGAATGTCATATGGTTGAGAAGATTCCAGGTGGTACACCTCTTGACAAATTTAATGCACTGGGATCTAACCTGAAG GAATCTCTTATTCAACAATACCTTGAGTTATTAAATGTTGCGAACAA GGAAGAGCTACAGCAGCTGAAA GGTATTGGTGAAAAGAGAGCAGAGTACATTCTTGAGCTCCGGGAGGATTCGCCCAGACCATTCAAATCT CTTTCGGACTTGGGAAATATAGGTCTATCATCGAAACAA ATCCAAGACATCCTTCGTAAAACAGCAAATGGAATCTTCAAATGA